From the Esox lucius isolate fEsoLuc1 chromosome 21, fEsoLuc1.pri, whole genome shotgun sequence genome, one window contains:
- the ly86 gene encoding lymphocyte antigen 86 precursor (The RefSeq protein has 3 substitutions compared to this genomic sequence) — MPHRSLFVVLAILAHKPQSGLVQEVQWPIHTLCNMDKLQIAYRSCDHSQDIGISINLCPATLSPSKINVNLRVSLLLRQSTDELYLSAKLILEGGVAFQLDEPLCQPDFPRFTFCSRKKGELIVFDTPLKLDKLKYLPEHLNVHTVIVNQHGYHIACFNITIIKR, encoded by the exons ATGCCTCACCGCTCTTTGTTTGTAGTTCTAGCTATCCTGGCCCACAAGCCCCAGAGCGGGTTGGTCCAGGAGGTCCAATGGCCCATTCACACTCTTTGCAATATGGACAAACTGCAGATCGCCTATCGCAGCTGTG ACCATTCACAGGACATTGGAATCAGTATTGATCTCTGCCCTGCGACACTTTCACCGTTGAAGATAAATGTGAATTTGAGAGTGTCACTTCTGCTCC GTCAGTCCACCGATGAGCTATACCTGTCTGCTAAGTTGATCCTGGAAGGGGGCGTCGCTTTTCAACTTGATGAGCCTTTGTGCCAGCCTGATTTCCCCCGCTTCACCTTCTGCTCCCGAAAGAAAGGAG AACTGATTGTTTTTGACACACCATTGAAGTTGGACAAACTGAAATACCTACCG GAACATCTTAATGTGCATACTGTCATTGTGAACCAAAATGGTTACCACATTGCCTGCTTCAATATAACCATAATAAAAAGATAG
- the shrprbck1r gene encoding ranBP-type and C3HC4-type zinc finger-containing protein 1: MSLSSGGWTTQTPPPEHSSPIPGYGASQTGCHTVLMSVRVSVCHSGIRPLCLPGAGDESLRLQLSMDPGKSGDFRLTLRDTSGTTGRSVTIAEFDLKSVNYEVKSPKCHELSLATPPRDRISFNFRCEREAQEWATVVMSSLREAHRVSDRPPTVDRPPPLGASETPGSAVLPRTEEMCAELTQAIQAGDVQAASAYAASLARQQAALKIRPSERSTEGTEVSLAVVVEDSSSSCCVTVKAPPHTTIAILKKQVFLEYGFHPRVQRWVIGQCLCADQRSLASYGIRRDGDTAFLYLLSARHARLTRQLLQQDQESALLTPAAPPGAPSNGPSSQDWRGYNTLPLKTSRTGSDGAVGPERLNISEIRDLINLEMPQLSEALTPNKSGPQGWACPSCTYINKPTRPGCEICSTDRPDSYTVPGSYKPDPLELRRIQQEKEAVRQYQLAREAERRENFARLVMLDGKDLVPNPEAVDCRICYLDLQPGEGVLLRECLHCFCRDCLRSVVLMCEDPEVACPYRDDTYACDCTLQEREIKALVSAEEYERWLQRGLSVAESRCEGSYHCASPDCAGWCVYEDTVNVFRCPVCNKHNCLLCKAIHEEMDCKQYQDDLTARAENDSAARRTRDLLKTLVRSGEAMHCPQCGIIVQKKEGCDWLRCTVCHSEICWVTRGPRWGPGGPGDTSGGCRCNVNNQKCHPRCQNCH; the protein is encoded by the exons ATGTCGCTGAGCTCAGGCGGGTGGACTACTCAGACCCCTCCGCCGGAACACTCCTCACCCATACCGGGCTATGGGGCCTCGCAAACTGGCTGCCATACTGTCTTGATGTCGGTACGGGTTTCCGTTTGCCATTCTGGTATTCGGCCGTTGTGTCTTCCAGGGGCAGGTGATGAGTCACTCCGTCTCCAGCTCAGTATGGACCCTGGGAAGTCCGGGGATTTCCGCCTCACGCTTCGGGACACTAGCGGAACAACGGGTCGTAGTGTG ACCATTGCAGAGTTTGACCTGAAGTCGGTGAACTATGAGGTGAAGTCACCGAAATGCCACGAGCTGAGCTTGGCCACGCCCCCTCGCGACCGCATTAGCTTCAACTTCCGCTGCGAGCGCGAGGCTCAGGAGTGGGCCACCGTGGTGATGTCATCCCTCAGAGAGGCGCACAGGG TGTCGGACAGGCCTCCCACCGTCGACAGACCGCCACCCCTGGGGGCCTCGGAGACGCCTGGCTCAGCCGTCCTGCCGCGCACAG AGGAGATGTGTGCCGAGCTGACCCAGGCCATCCAGGCCGGCGACGTCCAAGCGGCCTCCGCATACGCCGCCTCCCTGGCACGTCAGCAAGCCGCGCTGAAAATCCGGCCCTCGGAGAGGAGTACCGAGGGCACAGAGGTCAG CTTGGCTGTAGTGGTTGAAGATTCTTCGTCTTCCTGTTGTGTCACTGTGAAAGCCCCTCCCCACACGACCATCGCCATACTGAAAAAGCAG GTGTTCCTGGAATACGGCTTCCATCCGCGGGTACAGCGCTGGGTGATTGGACAGTGCCTGTGCGCCGACCAGCGCTCCCTGGCGTCCTACGGGATCCGCAGGGACGGGGACACGGCCTTCCTGTACCTCCTCTCCGCCCGCCACGCCCGCCTCACGCGGCAGCTGCTCCAGCAGGACCAGGAGAGTGCCCTCCTCACCCCCGCTGCTCCGCCCGGAGCCCCCAGCAATGGGCCCTCCTCCCAGGACTGGAGGGGTTACAACACGCTGCCCCTCAAGACAAGCCGCACGG GTTCTGACGGCGCAGTGGGGCCGGAGCGGCTGAACATCAGCGAAATCAGAGACCTCATCAACCTGGAGATGCCACAGCTAAGCGAGGCACTTACTCCCAATAAATCAGGCCCTCAG ggttggGCCTGCCCATCGTGCACTTACATAAATAAACCCACGCGGCCCGGCTGTGAGATCTGCAGCACCGACCGTCCAGACAGCTACACCGTCCCCGGGAGCTACAAACCGGACCCTTTGGAACTCCGCCGCATACAGCAGGAGAAGGAGGCCGTCCGACAGTACCAGCTG GCTAGAGAAGCAGAGCGGAGGGAGAACTTCGCCCGGCTGGTGATGTTGGATGGGAAAGACTTGGTGCCCAACCCGGAAGCTGTGGACTGCCGGATCTGTTACTTGGACCTGCAGCCTGGGGAGGGGGTGCTGCTCAGGGAGTGTCTCCACTGTTTCTGCAG GGATTGCTTGCGCTCTGTAGTCCTGATGTGCGAGGACCCAGAGGTGGCCTGCCCCTACCGTGATGACACGTATGCCTGCGACTGTACCCTGCAGGAGAGGGAGATCAAAGCT CTGGTGTCGGCGGAGGAGTATGAGCGCTGGCTGCAGAGAGGCCTGTCCGTGGCGGAGTCTCGGTGTGAGGGTAGTTACCACTGTGCCAGCCCGGACTGTGCCGGGTGGTGTGTCTACGAGGACACCGTGAACGTGTTCCGCTGCCCCGTCTGTAACAAGCACAACTGCCTGCTCTGCAAG gcgatCCATGAAGAGATGGATTGTAAGCAGTACCAGGACGATCTGACGGCTCGCGCTGAAAATGACTCGGCCGCCCGCAGAACCAGAGATCTGCTCAAG ACCCTGGTCCGGTCCGGCGAGGCCATGCACTGCCCTCAGTGTGGCATTATTGTGCAGAAAAAGGAGGGCTGTGATTGGTTGCGTTGCACTGTCtgtcacagtgagatctgctggGTCACCAGGGGACCTCGCTGGGGTCCCGGG GGTCCGGGGGACACTAGCGGAGGCTGCCGTTGCAACGTCAACAACCAGAAATGTCACCCGAGATGCCAGAACTGCCACTGA